CAGCTCCTCGGCGTACGTCTCCGGCGGGCCGAGCCGCGCCTCCAGCGGCAGGTCCGACTCCGCGGCGATCTCCGCCAGGTGGTCGTCGAGGTCCTCCAGCAGCTCCTCGCGCTCCGGATGGCCGGACAGGGCGTCCCGTACGGCCTGCGCGTACTGTGCGGGGGTCATGCGTGTCCCTCCTTGAGCAGGGCTGCCATGGTGGCCGAGAAGGAGGCCCAGGTCTTGGCCGAGGTGGCGTACATGTCCCTGCCGACGTCGTTGAGCCCGTAGTACTTGCGGTGCGGCCCCTCGTCGGAGGCCACCACGTATGAGGTCAGGGCGCCTGCCTTGAACAGGCGGCGCAGCGTGCCGTAGACCGAGGCGTCGCCGACT
The nucleotide sequence above comes from Nonomuraea gerenzanensis. Encoded proteins:
- a CDS encoding PadR family transcriptional regulator: MDSSQLLKGVLDLAVLAVLNDRDGYGYDIVRRLREAGLQEVGDASVYGTLRRLFKAGALTSYVVASDEGPHRKYYGLNDVGRDMYATSAKTWASFSATMAALLKEGHA